A segment of the Sanyastnella coralliicola genome:
ATGCGCCTTGCTCTGGGTAAGAGAAGTATATGTCTAGCATTTCTGCTCCTGGCAGGCTGTCTGAAGAGAAGTACAACCAACCATTTGGTGCGAAGACAGGGAAGTATTCATTTCCTGGAGTATTCAATCGGTCGATCAATTCAGGTTGTGACCATTCTCCATTTCCACGGACTGAATAGTATAGATCTGCACCACCTTTTCCTCCTGCTTTGTCTGAACAGAAGACAAGTGTATCGCCTGTCAAACTAAAAGTTGGGTGCGCTGTATTGTATCCGGCATTGGTGCTATTCCAAGGGAAGTATTGGTGTTGGCTTTGCTTTTGCCCCTTGCCGATGAATTGAATGCCGAGCACTTCTGTTTTCTGGCCTTCGGCCGAAATATTCACCGTACATGCAATTTCATTCCGAAGATGATCTACGTCGAATGGCCCTAAGTGATGGGAAGCAGGCGACGCATAACCGTCAGGAATGGATACCTCTCCTTCTTCATCAAACCAATGTACCGGGAGCTGTCCTGATTCATCTTGAACCGTAATTAAGCTTTGAGTTCGTCGATCACTGCAGAAGTATCGTTGTCCATCAATTTCCTGAATCGCAAAGTCATTGGCAGGGGTATTCACCTCAGCTTTTTGAATACTGAAGTCTTGTGCCAAGCCAGATAGGCCAGACAGCAGCAAGACGATATGTATCCAAATCTTATTCATCAGAAGAAGCGCGGGTTACTGGCAGCACGTTCAAAGACCAAGTCATAACGCAAGGTCAATTCGTGGGTTCCTGATTGGTAGGAAGCAATGGCAGACATCCAATGATCGTAAGCATAAGCCAGACTCAACTGACCATTAACGTGGTATCGAATCAACCCAACTACTGCCCGCTGCGTTCGATATGAAGCACCAATATCAAGTCGATTGTCATATCGGAAAATGACATTGAAGTCGGTTTGTTGAATTCCTTGTGAAGAGGCAATGAGCATTGCTGACGGACGCAAGGCAAGCATGGGTGTTAGCTTAAGCTCACCTCCAATATTGAGGTAGGTAGGAACAGATTCCATCTCGAATTCAGCCACGTAGCCCTCTCCTGATCTATAGCTTCTTGTCAGCAACGAAGGCACCGAGAAACTTAAGTAGGCAGATTGCCTTTCGTAGTACAACCCAAATCCTGCATCGGGAAGTCCAAAAGTCTGGTTTCCTCCTACGAATTGAGGGTCATTTTCTTCGGTTGTAATGACTTCACTCCATTGATCAGTACCAAATACCCAATGAATGGCCAGTCCTAAACTCAAGGTCGCATTGCGTGTCGGCATTCTGTATGCAAAGGCACCTCCGACTTGGGTAGATTTTGAAACCCCGAACTGATCGTTCCAAGCGGTCAATCCAATTCCGAGTTTTCCATTCTGAGCTGGAGCATGAGCTGATAGTAGATGCGTTCTTGGTGCATCGCTAAAGCCCGCCCATTGCTTACGGTATCCTAAGGCGAATGTGGTTGATTCAGCAGATCCTGCGAATGCCGGATTCAGCGGCAACGCATGATGCATGTACTGAGAAAGCACAGGTGATTGCTGACCAACTACCCCATTCATCAGGAGCAAAAACGCTATGACGATTAATCCTCTCATTCGTACTTAATGATCAAAAATTGGGTGTGAACCTGACCTTGCATTTCCATCACGGCATAGTAGGTAGCCGCTGGTAATTTGTTTCCTCTGCGGTCTGTACCATCCCAACTGTTGTCGTAGTGATCGTTGGCGTAAACGAGGTTTCCGTTTTTGTCAAAGACGTTCAAAGAAACTACCCCTAGCTCATCCAATCCTCGGATGACGAATTCATCGTTGATTCCATCTTGATCGGGAGAGAAACCGTTAGGTACAAGGAAGTCTTTCACCATAACACGTAACGAGTCGCTCATGGTAGGGCAAGGTTCGTTCGATACGGATACAATGAGCATGTATTCTCCTGGCGTTTCCGCGCTAGCGAAGAAAGTATCACCGTCAAACGAAGCATTCAGATCAATAAACTCCCACTCCATTTCTCCAACCCCATTGTATTCATATGGCACTTCAAAAGAGCGTGGAGAATCGAGGAACATATCTTCTCCCAAATCCACAGGTAACGGAGCTTCCACAAAGGTGACTAACACTGCATCTTGATTTACACACCCCATGGTAGAGGTCACCGTCAAATTCAGTTCGAATTCACCGTAAGTATCTGTTTCAATGTCAGGTGAGCTTGTTCCTTCCCCATCAAGGGTCATGATTTCATTCGGCATGTCCCATTCCATGACCGCGCCATCTGTGAAGGCTTCAAGTGAGGCGTTCATGCCACAAACCACAAGGTCATCTCCCGCATTTACTTCAGGCAATGCGTACACGTTCATGGTAATGGAGGCATTTCCTCCGCATTCACCAAGAGCGACTTCAATCGTGACCTCATCACTTCCCGCAATTGCAGGATCATAAATTCCAGAAGGTGCATTTGACGACCAGGTCAATTGATCTGCATTCGTCTGCAATAGCTCAGTAAGATCTACCGATTCCGCGTTAGCGCATACATCAACTTCAGCAGTACTGAAAGACACTTCAACCGCATCAAGAACCGTGATTTCAAACTCGCAGACTTGTGAATTTCCGTGAATGTCAGTCACCTTGTATTGAAGAACTGAAGTACCGATTGGGAAAGAATCACCCGATTCAAGCGTCAATTCATCAATGCGCTCCACTTGTGCCACTCCGCAATTATCTGATGTCTCAGGAGCTGTGAATGTAACCACAGGGTTACAGCTAGAAATATTTTCAGGACAAGTGATCTCAGGGAGAACCATGTCTTTAATTTCAATGGTTGTTGTGCACTGCAATTCTTGTTCAGCCACTTGAGCGCTCCATACCACTTCGTAGACTCCAGGAGCTAAGAAATCTCCTATTTCTGGTCCTGAAACTTGCGAAAGGACAGGCTCGGCACACGGGAATTCAGCGCTTGGTAAGGTGTAATCCAATTCAGCGCCACATGAAAGCGGATCCACCGCCTCGATGATCACCGACTCCTGGCATTCCAGGATCAATTCAACTTCGTAAGTAATTTCAAGTTCTTGTACACATTGTGAAGTTCCGTAGAGGTCTTCTATTGTGAATGTCACTTCAATCAATTCATCGGTCACTTGCGTTCCAGGAGCAGGTTCCTGTGAAACAGAAACAGCATCTCCACATGATTCAAGAATCGAAACATTCCCTGTGTAATCTGGCATCACGTAGAAACACGCATCAACGCTCACTGGATTCAGCACCGTGCACTCAATCTCTGGATTCACTGTAGCGACTATCGTGATTTCAGTGGTACACATGGATTGGTTGTCAAAGGCATCCACAGCCACGAAATCGATCATGTGTACTCCTGGATGGAGAACTTCACCAGCCAAAATAGACTGTGAGAAGTCGACGAGCGAACAGTCGTTGATGATCACCTCGTCGGTGAGATCTTCTAGTACGGTTGTACAATTGGTGATCTCGAAGGTCATGTCTTGTGGACAATCGAGAATCGGGTTCGAATCATCAACCACGGTCAACACTAGACTGCATTCTGAGCTTAGTCCATTGACGTCAGTAATTTCGAAGTTGATGGTATACTCACCGATAGTCAATTCAGTTCCTGCAGCGATTGACTGGTCAATAGAAGCGATTTCGCAGTTATCAAAAGCGGAAATCAATGAAGTCAGATCTTCTAGAAGATAGACACAGTCGCCACTGATTGCACGTACAATCTCATCTCCACAGTCAACCACGGGTGCCATTTCATCTGATACTTGGATATCGAAATCGTACGATTGCGCATTACCATAGATGTCTTCAGCATAAATGGTGATCACATGAACTCCAGCGCTTAACGCGGTTCCTGGGGTTGGTGTTTGAGTTGCGAATTGAATCGCACAATTGTCTTCAACAGAAGCGATGGCAATGAAGTCTGGGGTGCTGAACTCGCAGGCATCAGACAAGTTGAACGACGTTTCTCCAGAGTAGCTAATCACTGGAGATTCTGAGTCTTCTACCTCCAATTCAAAGCTGCAGGTTTCTTCATTTCCATTTTCATCCTGAATCAGCAATTCAATGGTATGGAATCCGGCATTAAGTTGTGTCCCCAGTGTAGGGTTCTGGCTGATTGTGAAACTACCACACGACTCTATGACACTCACGTTATCTGTGAAGTCTTCAAGGGTATACCAGCAGTTGCCGGCAGTCCAACGAATGGTGTTACCCGGACAAGAAACGCTCAATCCACTTGCTCCAGTCACTTGGACTTGGAAGCTGCAAGTGACCATACCGTCGTAGTCGTCGGTAGCCGTCATTGTAATTTCGTGTGTCCCTACAGATAACTCCGTTCCTGGCAGAGGTGACTGTGTGATAGTCAAGCTTCCGCACCCTGTGGATGCGACAACATCTGCAGTAAAATCTTCCAAGATGTATAGGCACTGCGCATTCGAAACTACCGATTGATCATCAGGGCAATCCATTATTGGAGTTCCGGTGAAGACCACCTCTATCGTAGTAGAACACGTGGTTAGATTGTCATAGCTATCAGTCACGTTAAATTCGATCGTGTGCGACCCCATTCCTAAAAGCGTTCCTGCGATTGGAGATTGTGTTACCGTTACAGAATGACAATCACTTACCCCAACTGTGTTCGTCAAATCAGGCAGCTCATAGGTGCATCCTGAGATGTTTTCCGTGAAAGGTTCCACGCAAATGATTTGAGGTGCTGTGTCATCGATAACGTCCAGTGTAAAGCTGCATGTACTTTCATTTCCATGGACGTCCAATACTGTGAATTCGATCGTGTACACATCTACATCGAGCGGCAACCCTGGAGAAGGATCTTGTGTAATCGACTGAATACCGCAAGGATCTTCCGCATTTACTAAGGCTGTAAAGTCTTCTAAAACATAAGCACAGTCGGCCGCAATTGATCGTTGAGCATCACTTGGGCAAATCACCACCGGTGCTGTTGTGTCTTGAACTGTAATGGTCCATTCAATTTGATCTGAATTTCCCGCCGCATCTTCCACGTGAATGGTGCACGTATGATCTCCGATATCAAGTATCGAACCTTGAACAGGAGTCTGTTCTATTAGCGTAACCCCGCAGTTATCATCAAACAGGGCATCAAGGGTGAAGTCAGGCACTTCGAATTCACATTCTTCATTCACTTCGAAAAAGAAGCCGCCGTTGTATGCAACAGCAGGGGCTTGATTGTCTTGAACCGTCAAGTCAAAATTGCATACGGATTGATTGTTAGACTCATCTGTAATGGTAAGCTCAATGGAATGAGTTCCAGCAGTCAATTCTACACCAATAGCTGGTGTTTGCTGAATCGTGACGTTTCCGCATGTTTCGATGTAGATCAATGAAGCGCTGAAATCTTCTACGAAGTAGGTACAGTCATTAGAAAGACTGCGCACGGCATCTGAAGGACAAATAACATTCGGCGCAGTCGTGTCGTTCACGGTGATCTCGAAGGAACAATCTGCGCTATTTCCCAAGAGATCAGTTGCCTCCAAGGTAATGGTGTGCGTCCCAATTCCAAGATCAGTTCCCGGTGACGGAGTTTGAGTTATTGAGTACGAACCGCATGGCTCATAAACAAGCGCACTCACGGTGAAATCGGGAAGTTCATAAGTACACGCCGCTGAAGCATCTACCGTCAGATCGCTTGGGCAGGTAATCACAGGTGCCACTATATCATCAACTGCCACTTGGAATGTACATTCACTCTCGTTGCCGAAAGGGTCAATTCCTGTGATGGTAATTTGGTGCAATCCATAGTTCAAGATGGTTCCAGGTCCTGGAGACTGGGAATATGAACCATCATCACATCCTGAAGAAGAAGACAGTCCAAGGGTATAGTCTGGCAATACGAATTCACAGTCTGCATTGGCGAAATGGAACTGATCATTCGGACAGTTAAAAACAGGAGCTTGGGTATCAGACACGACCAAACTAGAAGTACAACTATCACTATTCCCTCCGTCGTCTGTTGCGGTGAACGTGATTGCATAGCTACCCGGTGTCAATTCTGTTCCAACAGGAATAGATTGTGTTACCACAAAACTGCAATCATCGGTGACAGAAGGCAATGACGTCAGGTCTTCCATTGTATACGTACATGCTCCGTTCGTTGATTTATCAATCTGAACTACGCAGGCTACAAGTGGAGCTGTTGTGTCAGAGGCAAAGAGTTCGATTCCAGCAGAGGTAGAACATCCATTCGCATCGGTGATATTTAATTGGTATTCACCCGCGCTGAGGTTATTGAAGGTGATCAGCCCTGAGTTCGGTGCTACACCTGAGTAGGCTGCCGGGAGATTGAATCCATCAGCAACCGTAATTTGTGTGAATGAGTAGTTGTAAGGACCTGTTCCTCCAGTAATCTGGAAGGTAGCACTCCCATCAGCAGACGCACAGCTCGGTGAAGTGACCGATTGCAATGCGACAACCAGTGCCTCTGGTTCCGTGACTGTTACATCAAATTCTGAAATGCACGATGAAGAGGTTATGACTGTCAAGGTATATTCACCTGCTGATAGATCCTGTAGATTCAAGGCGGCGTCACCGTCAATTCCTAACTCATCCCATGAGAACAGGTAGAGGTCAGCATCGCCGTTGACGTTTACAACGATTTCTCCATCAGAAGCACCATTGCATGACACATGAGTAGTCTCGATATTCAAGTCTGGAGCGTCTACGCAGAATGAGAAGTAGTCACCATCATTCAATACGATCTCTGCAAAGCGTTTCGAACCATTCGACTGCAGGCAGTATGCTCGATCCAAGGTCGCAAATGAAGGGTCACTTGAATGCACGATGAGCGTTGTATACGGGTTAGCAGGTACATCAGGAATTTCAATTCGAACCGTTGATTCGACTCCTTGATTCTGCGTTTTCCAAACTCGTCCCATTCTTGCGCCTGGCATACCTAACCATTCCACGATAGCGTGACCATTTTGACCATCATGCGTAATACCGAGGTAATCCATGTTGTCGAGAGTATATGGATCAACCATTTCGATATTCAAGAAATTACCGTTCTCCCATGAACGTGCTTTCCATTGTTTGAAACGACGTTCATCATCGCGACCGATCACAGCAGATCCCTGGACGTATTCATCAGAGGAAAAATCAAGCACTTTCGTGCCATCAGAGGCGAGGTAACCATGAGCAACTTCAGCGTCTAAGGTGATACCATAGTTCATGGCCAAACTTGAACGAACAGCTAATAGATCATCTCCTTGCAGCACTCCTTCATAAGCGACCAATTCGAAAAGAACTCCTTCGAATCCTTCTCCAGCACTATACGCCTCAGCCAACATGCCGAGGGTAAACGGACCTCCATCAATGGCATCTCCATTCATGAAAATAGAGTAGCCCAAATCAGCGGCATCTAATTTGTCAAGTCCTACCGTGTTTGACCAAAGCGTGTCTTTCGCGTTGACAATAACCGCTTCGAATTGGTTCTGGGTATCATAAACCCACTCCACGAGTAGTGGTCCGATTTGATCATTGTGCGCCGTAGGTTCGCAAGAAACATTCGAAGGACTATTCATCTCAATGGTAGTCTCATCAACACGAAGATCATAGCCCTCGCTTTGACTTCCCATGGAGAACAGCGGTCCGGCTGCAGCCTCGAGTGAGTCTGGCCATAGCACTGCTAGGACATGCAGTCCATTTCGGTTTCCTGTAATTGGAGTCTCGGAAAGGACGAGGTTCTGATCACCATTGAAAAGAATCCCGGCGTGCGCATTGATCAGATTAGGCATGTAGATTGGAGCTACAGCATCTGATTCCACATTCATCTCATTGGCCGGTGTGAGTGATTCACCCTTTGCCAATTCTTCAAGTTTAAAGATCTCCGCTGATTGCCCTTCTAATTGGGTTCCATCTACACCAAACGCAGTGCTATCAGCTTCCACCCAAAGTTCGAGTCGACATGACCCGGCACCTGGGTTGATGCCTGCATTCTCTTTGTGTGTCACTACCACGTTGTTAGAGACAAATAGTCCGCAAGCTGGGTCATCAGTCACCACCCGGTATTTCCCGGGTTGAGCATTGGGTACTTCGATGGAAGTTCCATCCAAAGTAAAAAGCGTGTTCCAGATAATGTCATTCGTACTGAACTGCAGGGCGCGCCCGGTATTTTCTGCAGAGTAGCTCAGGTATAGTGTTTCTCCAGGGCAGATTTCAGACTCTTCTACGGTCAGTACTCCAGCTTCAGGAGGTGAACAGCACAAGAGACTTCCATTCACGGGATGATCGATCAGTGCAATGACTGCGTTGTGAAGTTCAGGCACTTCTGCATCGGTGAAACTTCCAAAACCAGCTCCCCCAGTTCCACCAAAGAAACTCAGTGAATCATTGACATGTGCAATGGAGCAGAGGCGATCATCACCAGAACCGCTCAAGGCTTGAGACCATAGAAGTGATCCGTCAGTATCGAAAGACATTGTCAGTCCTTCCGTGTCAGCTCCGCTTTCGACAATATTGCCGTTCACATAAATATTTGAACTGTAGCTTCCACAAATGACTGGATTGCCGTGGTTATCGCATTTTACATCATATAGATGGTTAGATTGATGTCCACCATAATCCACAAGAAGGTTCACCCATTCAGGTGCACCTGTACTTAAATTCATCTTAGCTAAGAAGATATCGTCGTTACTTCCCCAATCTATGTATGCACCACCAAAATCGGTCGGGTTAAAGAACCCCGCATAGATTGAGCCTGTGACATACACGCCCTCACAATTGATATCGAGTCCAAAGCCTCGTAGTTCATTAAGATTATGAAGAAATCGATTCGCCCAAAGTAATTGTCCTTCAGAAGAGAAGGTCAATAAGAAGAGGTCATTTAAGGTGTCAATTGACCAATAGAACATCGAATACGAGTTCTGACCATCAATTACGGCAAAGTCGTAAGAATTGAAATTTCCCACGACACCGAGTTTACCCTCGAAATAAGCCAATTGCGGATGTCGATCTTCGATCTGTGAGATATCAAAGACATTCCACCAATCACCGAAGATGCTTTGCCAGATTGAATTTCCTTCAGGATCAATTTTGCGAAGTAGGAATTGAGCGTTGTTTCCAAAGGAGTAATCGTCAACTGTCAATCCGAATCCTTCCGAACTGTACAGAACATACCATCCGTCATCTCCTCGGGCAATATCTAAAACAGCCGTATCCTGAAAATCCGAAACGTGTTGGTTCCAGATGACTTGTCCTTCCTCGGATACTCTTAGAAGTGTGGCTCCCGCATTTCCAATGTTGTAATCATCATCAATCGCGACATCGATTGACGTTCCTGTGACAGTGGCGTTTCCGCTAGTATAACCTCCCACTAGAATTCCTCCTTCAGGTGCGAGATCTACTGTAAGCATTTTGTCATCTCCTGGTGAGGAAATATCCATCATCCAGAGAAGTTCTCCTTCATCGTTGATCGCAACTACCATAGCATCAGCATCGCTTCCAGCCGCGACGGGATTGAATTCAAACGCAACATCAGCAATGTTAGTTGAGACCACATCACCCGCTGACCCCACATAGTAACCTACAGCATACAAAATGGAGGCTTCTGCATCATACGCCATATCGACGAATGTCTGCTCACCTTCACCTTGTGCTGCGAAAGCCCATTGCAACGTCTGTCCGTGCACCGCATTCGATGCTACAGACAAAAGCAGCAGGATCAATCCTTTAAGGGTGGTTGTCATGATCTGATAGTTAGTCCGTGTCATTTCGACACCTAGGCTTACGTGCTTTCTTTCTGTAGGTTACATTCTGAAAGTCCTGTGGTCCTGATCTTCAGTGTTTATCAGATTGTTCTTGCATTTTTTCACGAACGCAGACTTCCAAAATCGAACTGAGCTTACGACCTTCGTGGAAAGCACCATACGATGAAATCCAAACTCCTCACCTTCTGGCTTGCAGCGGTGTTCCTTCACCTGATCAGCTGCACCGCATCTGCTCCTTCCGAAGATGCTCGGCATATGGCCATTTCCGACACATTCGAAATCCAAGGTCATCGAGGTGCGCGAGGCTATCTACCTGAGAATAGCATCCCTGGTTTTGTTTTGGCCTTAGAACAAGGTGCGCAGGTACTAGAGTTTGATCTTTGTGTTTCTCGAGATTCGCAATTGGTTGTGAATCATGAGCCTTGGTTGAACAAGAAGATTTGCCTCGATCCACAAGGAAATCCAATTGAGAATGAAGAAGACTGGAAACTCTTCAGCATGGATATGGAGACCATTCGAGGTTGCGATTGCGGGAGCTTGGGTAACCCGAGATTTCCAACGCAGGCAAAGCGTTCCGTATCTCGTCCGGCGTTATGGGAGGTCGTTCAAGTAGCTGAAATGATGCGCACAAAAGGCGATTCAGCCAAGGTTCGCTACAACATTGAAATCAAATTTGAAGAAGGCGGTGAAGGTATTTACCACCCGACTGCTGATCAGTTCGCTTCGTTAGTTATTGGTGAACTGCTTGAACTCGGGATTTATGATCGCACCACCGTACAGTCATTCTCTGCCGAGGTTTTGGAAGCTTTGCATGCGATTGACCCGAAGTTATCTACCTCATGGTTGGTTGAAGATGACGCTAGCGCGGAAGAGCAATTGGCACGTCTGACCTTCGTTCCGACGGTCTTCAGTCCGGACTTTAGTTCACTTTCTGCTGATGACATTGACTATTGTCACGCCAATGGCACCAAAGTCATTCCATGGACAGTGAATGATCAAGCAGATATGATTTCGTTGATTGAATTAGGAGTTGATGGAATCATCACAGACTATCCGAAAGAGCTTGCCGTTGTTGTGGAAGAGAAAAGAACCGAAACGGAAAGTCTTTAAAAAGGAAAAGCGCACTATAATAGCACGCTCATATTCCTATTTTGGTTAAGGTAGTAAGGTCTTTTTCTGTAATTCGTCGACGAATATAGGGCTTTTCTCGCTAAAAACCATGCGTTTACCGAATTTTTCCATGATTCAGACTTTCGGTGCAACTTTGTCGCTGAATCTTGTCACTATAAATGTAAAGCCTGCATCCAGATGAATTTAAACCGAATAATTGTCGCTCTCATCGCGATCATTTTTGCTTCATGTAGCACCTCAAATGACGTGGTAAGCGACCGATTTATCCAGAAAAGAAAGTACCGTAAAGGATACTTTATAGCGAACCACCAAAAGAGTAAAGCTGACAAAGCTGAAACGGTAAAGGCCCTAGCTCCCCGTACAGATGGAGTGGAACAAATTGCCACTGAACGCAACGAACCACAACTACAAGGCCCCGCATCATGGGATCTCCCTCAGAATAGTCCTTCATCAGTCGACCATCAACCATCAACGGTCAACCAACCGTCAACCGTCAACCGTCAACCGTCCACTATCGAAGAAATAGCTGTTCAAGAAGAACCTTCGGTAGAGCCAAAAGCGGGTAAACCGCTATTCGACGCTAAAGACTGGGACAAAACTATTGCGCCTCAGATTCAGAAAGCGCGTGTATCGAATGACAATGCAGAACTGGCGATCTACCTTATCATCGCTTTCTTCCTCCCTCCAATTCCTATTTACATTCTATACGGACTAGAAATCGAATTCTGGCTTTCGCTTGTACTATTCATATTGGGTTGGTTACCAGGTGTGATCTACGCATTCGTTAAGATCTTACAGGTATACCGCTGAGTCTAAATGCAATGACTACCTTTGCGGCGAATTTGGTATTCAGATAAAGATCCATAATGAAAGTAAAAAACAACGACACGATTCGTGTACACTACAAAGGGACACTCACTAACGGAGACCTTTTTGACTCTAGTGAAGGCCGTGAACCACTTGAATTTACTGTAGGTTCAGGACAAGTGATCCCTGGGTTTGACTCAGCTGTGATCGATATGGAAGTAGGAGAAGCGAAGGCTTTCCTTATCCCTTGTGATGATGCTTACGGACAAGCTGATGAGCGTCTGGTTCAGGAAGTAGGTCGCGATCAATTGCCGGAAGATATGCAGCCAGAAGTTGGTATGATGCTTTCTTCTCAATTGCCAAACGGTCAGCAGATTCCAGTGAAAGTTGTGGAAGTAACAGATGCTTCGATCAAAATTGATGCAAACCACCCACTTGCTGGAGAAGACCTCAACTTTGAGATTACCCTCGTAGAGATTGTATAATCTCCAATGATAACATTGAAAAGGGCCGCTGATGCGGCCCTTTTTTATTTCAGCAATTTAAATGCGTGACTCCATCGATTCTCTCTGAATCCCGGAATACACCAGAGCATACACAAGGGCTCGATGGCTCTCGCCCCTTCTACTCCGCCCATGTCTTCAATGTCGTGGCCAAATTTTAATAGCATTTCTCGAACTTCTTCTTTGGCTTCATCGCTATTCCCTGCGATGAACATCGTTGGCTTTCCTCCTTCAAATTGAGGGTCAACCATAAATGCACTTCCGATACTGTTAAACGCCTTGACGAAGTTCGCCTCAGGCT
Coding sequences within it:
- a CDS encoding PorP/SprF family type IX secretion system membrane protein; translation: MRGLIVIAFLLLMNGVVGQQSPVLSQYMHHALPLNPAFAGSAESTTFALGYRKQWAGFSDAPRTHLLSAHAPAQNGKLGIGLTAWNDQFGVSKSTQVGGAFAYRMPTRNATLSLGLAIHWVFGTDQWSEVITTEENDPQFVGGNQTFGLPDAGFGLYYERQSAYLSFSVPSLLTRSYRSGEGYVAEFEMESVPTYLNIGGELKLTPMLALRPSAMLIASSQGIQQTDFNVIFRYDNRLDIGASYRTQRAVVGLIRYHVNGQLSLAYAYDHWMSAIASYQSGTHELTLRYDLVFERAASNPRFF
- a CDS encoding HYR domain-containing protein, with the protein product MTTTLKGLILLLLSVASNAVHGQTLQWAFAAQGEGEQTFVDMAYDAEASILYAVGYYVGSAGDVVSTNIADVAFEFNPVAAGSDADAMVVAINDEGELLWMMDISSPGDDKMLTVDLAPEGGILVGGYTSGNATVTGTSIDVAIDDDYNIGNAGATLLRVSEEGQVIWNQHVSDFQDTAVLDIARGDDGWYVLYSSEGFGLTVDDYSFGNNAQFLLRKIDPEGNSIWQSIFGDWWNVFDISQIEDRHPQLAYFEGKLGVVGNFNSYDFAVIDGQNSYSMFYWSIDTLNDLFLLTFSSEGQLLWANRFLHNLNELRGFGLDINCEGVYVTGSIYAGFFNPTDFGGAYIDWGSNDDIFLAKMNLSTGAPEWVNLLVDYGGHQSNHLYDVKCDNHGNPVICGSYSSNIYVNGNIVESGADTEGLTMSFDTDGSLLWSQALSGSGDDRLCSIAHVNDSLSFFGGTGGAGFGSFTDAEVPELHNAVIALIDHPVNGSLLCCSPPEAGVLTVEESEICPGETLYLSYSAENTGRALQFSTNDIIWNTLFTLDGTSIEVPNAQPGKYRVVTDDPACGLFVSNNVVVTHKENAGINPGAGSCRLELWVEADSTAFGVDGTQLEGQSAEIFKLEELAKGESLTPANEMNVESDAVAPIYMPNLINAHAGILFNGDQNLVLSETPITGNRNGLHVLAVLWPDSLEAAAGPLFSMGSQSEGYDLRVDETTIEMNSPSNVSCEPTAHNDQIGPLLVEWVYDTQNQFEAVIVNAKDTLWSNTVGLDKLDAADLGYSIFMNGDAIDGGPFTLGMLAEAYSAGEGFEGVLFELVAYEGVLQGDDLLAVRSSLAMNYGITLDAEVAHGYLASDGTKVLDFSSDEYVQGSAVIGRDDERRFKQWKARSWENGNFLNIEMVDPYTLDNMDYLGITHDGQNGHAIVEWLGMPGARMGRVWKTQNQGVESTVRIEIPDVPANPYTTLIVHSSDPSFATLDRAYCLQSNGSKRFAEIVLNDGDYFSFCVDAPDLNIETTHVSCNGASDGEIVVNVNGDADLYLFSWDELGIDGDAALNLQDLSAGEYTLTVITSSSCISEFDVTVTEPEALVVALQSVTSPSCASADGSATFQITGGTGPYNYSFTQITVADGFNLPAAYSGVAPNSGLITFNNLSAGEYQLNITDANGCSTSAGIELFASDTTAPLVACVVQIDKSTNGACTYTMEDLTSLPSVTDDCSFVVTQSIPVGTELTPGSYAITFTATDDGGNSDSCTSSLVVSDTQAPVFNCPNDQFHFANADCEFVLPDYTLGLSSSSGCDDGSYSQSPGPGTILNYGLHQITITGIDPFGNESECTFQVAVDDIVAPVITCPSDLTVDASAACTYELPDFTVSALVYEPCGSYSITQTPSPGTDLGIGTHTITLEATDLLGNSADCSFEITVNDTTAPNVICPSDAVRSLSNDCTYFVEDFSASLIYIETCGNVTIQQTPAIGVELTAGTHSIELTITDESNNQSVCNFDLTVQDNQAPAVAYNGGFFFEVNEECEFEVPDFTLDALFDDNCGVTLIEQTPVQGSILDIGDHTCTIHVEDAAGNSDQIEWTITVQDTTAPVVICPSDAQRSIAADCAYVLEDFTALVNAEDPCGIQSITQDPSPGLPLDVDVYTIEFTVLDVHGNESTCSFTLDVIDDTAPQIICVEPFTENISGCTYELPDLTNTVGVSDCHSVTVTQSPIAGTLLGMGSHTIEFNVTDSYDNLTTCSTTIEVVFTGTPIMDCPDDQSVVSNAQCLYILEDFTADVVASTGCGSLTITQSPLPGTELSVGTHEITMTATDDYDGMVTCSFQVQVTGASGLSVSCPGNTIRWTAGNCWYTLEDFTDNVSVIESCGSFTISQNPTLGTQLNAGFHTIELLIQDENGNEETCSFELEVEDSESPVISYSGETSFNLSDACEFSTPDFIAIASVEDNCAIQFATQTPTPGTALSAGVHVITIYAEDIYGNAQSYDFDIQVSDEMAPVVDCGDEIVRAISGDCVYLLEDLTSLISAFDNCEIASIDQSIAAGTELTIGEYTINFEITDVNGLSSECSLVLTVVDDSNPILDCPQDMTFEITNCTTVLEDLTDEVIINDCSLVDFSQSILAGEVLHPGVHMIDFVAVDAFDNQSMCTTEITIVATVNPEIECTVLNPVSVDACFYVMPDYTGNVSILESCGDAVSVSQEPAPGTQVTDELIEVTFTIEDLYGTSQCVQELEITYEVELILECQESVIIEAVDPLSCGAELDYTLPSAEFPCAEPVLSQVSGPEIGDFLAPGVYEVVWSAQVAEQELQCTTTIEIKDMVLPEITCPENISSCNPVVTFTAPETSDNCGVAQVERIDELTLESGDSFPIGTSVLQYKVTDIHGNSQVCEFEITVLDAVEVSFSTAEVDVCANAESVDLTELLQTNADQLTWSSNAPSGIYDPAIAGSDEVTIEVALGECGGNASITMNVYALPEVNAGDDLVVCGMNASLEAFTDGAVMEWDMPNEIMTLDGEGTSSPDIETDTYGEFELNLTVTSTMGCVNQDAVLVTFVEAPLPVDLGEDMFLDSPRSFEVPYEYNGVGEMEWEFIDLNASFDGDTFFASAETPGEYMLIVSVSNEPCPTMSDSLRVMVKDFLVPNGFSPDQDGINDEFVIRGLDELGVVSLNVFDKNGNLVYANDHYDNSWDGTDRRGNKLPAATYYAVMEMQGQVHTQFLIIKYE
- a CDS encoding glycerophosphodiester phosphodiesterase family protein, translating into MKSKLLTFWLAAVFLHLISCTASAPSEDARHMAISDTFEIQGHRGARGYLPENSIPGFVLALEQGAQVLEFDLCVSRDSQLVVNHEPWLNKKICLDPQGNPIENEEDWKLFSMDMETIRGCDCGSLGNPRFPTQAKRSVSRPALWEVVQVAEMMRTKGDSAKVRYNIEIKFEEGGEGIYHPTADQFASLVIGELLELGIYDRTTVQSFSAEVLEALHAIDPKLSTSWLVEDDASAEEQLARLTFVPTVFSPDFSSLSADDIDYCHANGTKVIPWTVNDQADMISLIELGVDGIITDYPKELAVVVEEKRTETESL